The Saccharomyces mikatae IFO 1815 strain IFO1815 genome assembly, chromosome: 13 genome has a segment encoding these proteins:
- the URA5 gene encoding orotate phosphoribosyltransferase URA5 (similar to Saccharomyces cerevisiae URA5 (YML106W) and URA10 (YMR271C); ancestral locus Anc_8.827) yields the protein MPIMLEDYQKNFLELAIECQALRFGSFKLKSGRESPYFFNLGLFNTGKLLSNLATAYAIAIIQSDLKFDVIFGPAYKGIPLAAIVCVKLAEIGGSKFQNIQYAFNRKEAKDHGEGGIIVGSALENKRILIIDDVMTAGTAINEAFEIIGNAKGQVVGSIIALDRQEVVSTEDKEGLSATQTVSKRYGIPVLSIVSLIHIITYLEGRITAEEKSKIEQYLQTYGASA from the coding sequence ATGCCTATTATGTTGGAAGACTACCAGAAGAACTTTTTGGAGCTGGCCATTGAATGTCAAGCTTTAAGATTTGGTTCATTCAAGTTGAAATCAGGTAGAGAATCgccatattttttcaatttagGATTGTTTAATACCGGCAAACTGCTTTCTAATTTAGCTACCGCGTATGCAATTGCCATCATACAATCTGATTTGAAGTTTGATGTGATTTTTGGTCCTGCCTACAAGGGTATCCCACTAGCTGCTATTGTTTGTGTGAAATTAGCAGAGATTGGTGGCtctaaatttcaaaatattcaatacGCTTTTAACAGAAAGGAAGCCAAAGATCATGGTGAAGGTGGTATCATCGTCGGTTCAGCACTAGagaacaaaagaatattaatCATCGATGATGTTATGACTGCAGGTACCGCCATCAATGAGGCTTTTGAAATCATTGGCAACGCCAAGGGTCAGGTTGTTGGCTCCATCATTGCTCTAGATAGGCAAGAAGTTGTGAGTACCGAAGATAAGGAAGGACTGAGTGCCACTCAAACTGTTAGCAAAAGGTACGGTATTCCAGTCTTGAGCattgtttctttaattCACATAATCACTTATTTGGAAGGCAGAATAACAGCAGAAGAGAAAAGCAAGATCGAACAATACCTTCAAACCTACGGTGCTTCCGCTTAG
- the SMKI13G0260 gene encoding uncharacterized protein (similar to Saccharomyces cerevisiae YML108W; ancestral locus Anc_8.830), translating into MSRNNTYRMLVLLEDDAKVNKEDEKFLKGKPGKMHEFVDELILPFDVDELDELNIWFDKFDAEICIPNEGHIKYEISSDGLIVLMLDKEIEEVIEKVKQFVEDNK; encoded by the coding sequence atgtcGAGGAACAATACTTATCGTATGCTTGTGTTACTGGAAGACGATGCCAAGGTAAATaaggaagatgaaaaatttttgaaaggcAAGCCGGGAAAAATGCATGAATTCGTCGATGAGTTGATATTGCCGTTTGATGTTGACGAACTAGACGAGCTGAACATTTGGtttgataaatttgatGCCGAAATATGTATACCGAACGAAGGTCATATCAAGTACGAAATTAGTAGCGATGGTTTGATCGTACTTATGTTagacaaagaaattgaagaagttatagaaaaagtaaaacaatTTGTCGAAGACAATAAATGA
- the ZDS2 gene encoding Zds2p (similar to Saccharomyces cerevisiae ZDS2 (YML109W) and ZDS1 (YMR273C); ancestral locus Anc_8.831): MILTEDDQNDVSHDTVESCGNGADNNNNNIQMRRMRKTQLSKKELLEKRKSDVFIAAKSLDTEIQNVKNLKRLSIGSMDLVIDPELEFKVNSRNSYSSDSSKESLQESLCEEDVIQPKQEEEKRGEDNDAYEEGEATNADDSIDITQTEYLHDEETLEKEKIFYNAPSSTSSARVTCRNRRLSGVKALAHDAVLEAMDDHESKTVDFTQNLLWVPANQHPNVKPENYLELIQDTLQNIQISTDEDSGESTLEVGNNHVILNRKSSGSIVRRPSRLKTSYTKFDDEISVADKPEVGQEQVNKRIPSSEVRTIRSVSLKEITEELTKISNNAGLTGSNAVTLARSLSMSGSFTNENLLLKSNDAENDSEFASNMFNESGRTIPERSSLRRSKFNTYKIRLEGSGLPQAANLKNLMNMRTSDDRRSTSSPACYARLPQEQGSLNDFQEIFDHYRRTSTDWSTDWSTENAKYDDSPNYHSDEEDLTHASISQDSSLLSTDSSNNSVLVKPHNAGSMISERLDQQHVSSREDENNNISEPSHGWSWLNYSNENLNNNDNTHEQFIDDQDDDGCVENEKADFVNLSVSRRTKSTKRASERINHSKNRHSPIFQVRSDESKSPIITPPVLSSSSSQSSDPTVLSVTEKKLESPNDDKTNTHKKKSLEKRLAGLFKRRQQSGPSKSDVKVIKKSVRKELKKKASHSGLSKFRKSPKKKFKEAKVNQECPSPPVETDSTGDVDTESTIQSTIQNPNTSTILSDRNISHSSEFVVETISELDGDDSFDISGNDINYNVEVHSNIDRDTAAGSDDSIEQQEESIIPSPETQTPNLIPRKLTFGDVVKPKYPNAPIKFTDSAFGFPLPMITNSTVIMFDHRLGINVERAIYRLSHLKLSDPGRELRQQVLLSNFMYSYLNLVNHTLYMEQMGSEDVVFNGDSALGMVDKNDSDGTILIPDI, encoded by the coding sequence aTGATACTAACGGAAGATGACCAGAACGACGTTAGCCATGATACTGTAGAAAGCTGTGGTAATGGTGCggacaataataacaataatattcaAATGAGGCGAATGAGGAAGACGCAGCTATCCAAGAAGGAACTTCTcgagaaaagaaaatctgATGTGTTTATTGCTGCTAAGTCTTTAGATACGGAAATCCAGAATGTGAAAAATCTGAAGCGATTGTCAATTGGTTCGATGGATCTAGTGATTGATCCTGAGTTAGAGTTCAAAGTAAACAGCAGAAACTCGTATTCTTCAGATTCGTCAAAGGAATCACTACAAGAATCACTGTGTGAAGAAGATGTTATACAGCCAAaacaagaggaagaaaaaaggggCGAAGATAATGACGCATACGAGGAGGGGGAAGCTACTAATGCGGACGACAGTATAGATATCACTCAAACAGAATATTTGCATGATGAAGAGACATtggagaaggaaaagatcTTTTATAATGCGCCTTCATCCACTTCTTCAGCAAGAGTCACGTGTAGAAATAGAAGACTAAGCGGGGTAAAGGCATTGGCTCACGACGCAGTCTTGGAGGCAATGGATGATCACGAATCAAAAACTGTCGATTTTACCCAAAACTTGTTGTGGGTGCCTGCTAACCAACATCCGAATGTTAAACCAGAAAATTATTTGGAGTTGATTCAAGACACTTTACAAAACATTCAAATAAGCACGGACGAAGACTCTGGTGAAAGCACGTTAGAAGTGGGCAATAACCATGTAATTCTCAATCGAAAAAGCTCAGGCTCTATTGTTAGAAGACCTTCTCGTTTGAAAACTTCCTACACCAAGTTTGATGACGAAATTTCTGTCGCAGATAAACCGGAAGTAGGACAAGAGCAAGTCAATAAGCGAATACCCTCCTCTGAAGTTAGAACCATAAGATCTGTATCTTTGAAGGAAATCACTGAAGAGCTTACCAAGATATCCAATAATGCGGGCTTAACCGGCTCTAATGCGGTTACTTTGGCCAGAAGCTTAAGCATGTCAGGTTCGTTTACTAAtgaaaatcttcttttaaagAGCAACGATGCTGAAAATGATAGTGAATTTGCATCTAATATGTTCAATGAGAGTGGACGTACCATACCGGAAAGATCTTCTTTGAGAAGGTCTAAATTCAACACATATAAAATCAGACTGGAGGGCAGTGGCCTTCCACAAGCGGCAAATCTCAAAAACCTAATGAATATGCGAACAAGTGATGATCGCAGAAGCACCTCATCGCCTGCATGTTACGCACGACTACCTCAGGAGCAAGGCTCACTGAAtgattttcaagaaattttcgACCATTACAGAAGAACGAGTACTGATTGGAGTACCGACTGGAGTACTGAAAATGCAAAATATGATGATAGCCCCAATTACCAttcagatgaagaagatctgACACATGCATCTATTTCTCAAGATAGCAGCCTCTTATCTACAGATAGCTCTAACAACAGTGTATTGGTAAAACCACATAATGCTGGTTCAATGATTTCTGAAAGATTAGATCAACAACATGTAAGCTCGAGAGAAGAcgaaaacaacaacatcaGCGAGCCGAGTCATGGTTGGTCATGGTTAAATTATAGCAATGAAAActtgaataataatgacAACACTCACGAGCAGTTTATAGATGACCAAGACGATGATGGATGCGTGGAGAATGAAAAAGCTGACTTTGTTAATTTAAGCGTTTCGAGAAGAACGAAGTCTACCAAACGTGCTTCGGAAAGAATAAATCATTCCAAAAACAGGCATTCGCCAATTTTTCAGGTTCGTTCGGATGAATCAAAATCCCCAATAATTACTCCTCCAGtgctttcttcatcttcgtcaCAGTCATCTGACCCCACAGTATTATCAgtaactgaaaaaaaactagaaTCACCTAATGATGACAAAACCAATACacataagaaaaaatcgcTGGAGAAAAGGCTTGCCGgattattcaaaagaagacaaCAAAGTGGTCCTTCCAAATCAGACGTGAAAGTAATTAAGAAAAGTGTAAGAAAAgaactgaagaaaaaggctTCTCATTCCGGCTTATCTAAATTCAGGAAGAGTcccaagaaaaagtttaaGGAAGCAAAAGTGAACCAAGAATGTCCTTCACCACCTGTCGAAACTGATTCTACTGGAGATGTAGATACAGAAAGTACTATTCAATCAACCATACAAAATCCAAATACTTCCACCATACTTTCTGACCGCAATATTAGCCACAGCTCTGAATTTGTAGTAGAGACTATTAGTGAATTGGATGGCGACGATTCATTCGATATTAGTGGTAATGATATCAATTACAACGTAGAAGTACACTCTAATATAGATAGAGACACAGCAGCAGGTTCTGATGACAGTATAGAACAACAGGAAGAAAGTATTATCCCATCTCCTGAAACCCAAACTCCGAATTTAATTCCAAGAAAACTGACATTTGGAGATGTGGTCAAACCAAAGTATCCAAATGCTCCAATAAAATTTACAGACAGTGCTTTTGGATTCCCGCTACCTATGATTACAAACTCCACAGTGATTATGTTTGATCATCGTCTGGGCATCAATGTTGAAAGGGCCATTTACAGGCTCAGCCACCTGAAGCTCAGCGATCCTGGAAGAGAATTAAGGCAACAGGTATTATTGAGTAACTTCATGTATTCTTATTTGAACTTAGTCAATCACACTTTATACATGGAGCAGATGGGTAGTGAAGATGTGGTCTTCAATGGGGATTCCGCTCTGGGAATGGTAGATAAGAATGATTCCGATGGCACTATTTTGATACCTGATATATAA
- the PML39 gene encoding Pml39p (similar to Saccharomyces cerevisiae PML39 (YML107C); ancestral locus Anc_8.828), protein MEKDSLEIRLKTIRNSLVNNAKEVSGKHRSTLGHRIITKWRYRKKPYDGNSMLPKNCKNHVQLYDDLIQKSSNDLAGFRLHDLQALLEKICLIQNHTRLLLVEWDVRWVNPLTLASKGWESYQGESQLQAVFKCCCCHAVMTILSSENDYAPTSYNMKLNEKIWHDSIIGNHLQECPWRNNQFNLNKEYYLSTQNLIRDIERIHADVDKITTGSKEFSLKRNSSRIFHYLTEKEMQKLAFFFNCKDYSLVGLLLLGYTKFEKDNLVQCTACFHRASLKILEHTSFNGHAQWCRYYNKELLPKMLLELINKEDKVITRMDVGERLDKLENVLRTL, encoded by the coding sequence ATGGAAAAGGACTCTTTGGAGATCAGATTGAAAACAATCCGAAATTCACTGGTAAATAATGCCAAAGAAGTATCGGGAAAGCATAGGAGTACTCTGGGACATAGAATTATAACTAAATGGAGGTACAGGAAGAAACCATATGACGGCAATTCAATGCTGCCTAAAAACTGCAAGAACCATGTGCAATTATATGATGATCTGATACAGAAAAGCTCTAATGATTTGGCTGGATTCCGATTGCATGATTTGCAAGCCTTGTTGGAGAAAATATGTTTGATTCAGAACCACACTAGGCTCTTACTCGTTGAATGGGACGTTCGATGGGTTAACCCACTTACGCTAGCATCCAAGGGTTGGGAGTCATACCAGGGGGAATCTCAATTGCAAGCGGTATTTAAGTGCTGTTGTTGTCACGCGGTTATGACAATTCTTTCAAGTGAAAATGACTATGCTCCCACTAGCTACAACATGAagttgaatgaaaaaatttggcACGACAGTATAATTGGTAATCACCTTCAGGAGTGTCCATGGAGGAACAATCAGTTTaatttgaacaaagaatattatttgAGCACACAAAACCTTATTAGAGATATTGAGAGAATTCATGCAGACGTTGACAAAATTACCACTGGATCAAAGGAATTTAGCCTTAAAAGGAATTCATCTCGCATATTTCATTACCTgactgaaaaagaaatgcaaaaattggctttttttttcaattgtaaGGATTATTCTCTTGTAGGACTGTTGCTTCTTGGCTACACAAAATTCGAGAAAGACAATCTTGTTCAATGCACAGCTTGCTTTCATCGCGCATCTCTGAAGATTTTGGAACATACAAGCTTTAACGGGCATGCTCAATGGTGCCGATATTACAATAAAGAGTTGTTGCCCAAAATGTTGCTGGAGTTGATTAACAAGGAGGACAAAGTAATAACAAGAATGGACGTAGGAGAAAGATTGGATAAATTAGAGAATGTTCTACGAACATTATAA